A genomic region of Erythrobacter sp. SCSIO 43205 contains the following coding sequences:
- a CDS encoding low molecular weight protein-tyrosine-phosphatase, whose translation MQWETNAEPAVLFVCLGNICRSPMAEGAFRQAATDAGLKVAVDSAGTASYHIGTPPDPRAIKVARRHGVDIAQGRGRQLCEQDFEQFTHIFALDTANLAGIEARAPRYSQAKVALLLDAIDGCAGQSVADPYYGDESDFEECWSQISRATEHLVERFKRQMA comes from the coding sequence ATGCAATGGGAAACTAACGCCGAACCTGCGGTTCTATTCGTGTGCCTTGGCAATATTTGCCGCTCACCCATGGCGGAAGGGGCATTTCGGCAAGCGGCAACGGACGCAGGCCTTAAAGTCGCGGTCGATTCTGCTGGCACCGCATCTTATCACATTGGCACACCGCCAGACCCACGCGCGATTAAAGTGGCGCGAAGGCATGGCGTCGACATCGCGCAAGGGCGCGGGCGTCAATTGTGTGAGCAAGACTTCGAGCAATTCACTCACATTTTCGCGCTGGACACCGCCAATCTGGCCGGGATCGAGGCGCGTGCGCCAAGGTATAGCCAAGCCAAAGTTGCACTGCTTCTCGACGCAATCGACGGCTGCGCCGGACAATCTGTTGCTGACCCGTATTACGGGGATGAAAGCGATTTTGAGGAGTGCTGGAGCCAGATTTCACGGGCTACCGAGCACCTTGTCGAAAGATTCAAACGTCAAATGGCCTGA
- a CDS encoding AarF/ABC1/UbiB kinase family protein, whose product MADQDPDTSAADKTRERAVPASRIARFGSFGRLVGGVAGGMAAEGMRRLANGEGITPRDLILTPGNVTRMTDRLSHMRGAAMKMGQMISLDAGDFLPKELSDILARLRDQANFMPAKQLDTVLKKEWGNDWRRQFKWFNPRPIAAASIGQVHKAMTREGQELAIKVQYPGVAKSIDSDVDNVMTLLKVAGFAPPEIEVEKLLAAAKKQLHEEADYTREGEQMELYRKQLEGEKGLVVPRLHKELTRGSILAMSFEDGSPIEALEEQSQERINAVTERLMRLVARELFEFGVMQTDPNFANFRYRAQTDEIILLDFGACRAVDPNVANGYRRMLEAGLKGDREEVLRATIEAGFMMPIVAERHPERVNRMIDIVINEMREDAPFDFGDRGFVPLLREEGWQIAQDKATWAFPPIETLFVQRKVSGTALLGARLKAKVNIRRMTEEILGATKPFVSNTV is encoded by the coding sequence GTGGCCGATCAAGACCCCGACACAAGCGCCGCAGACAAAACTCGCGAACGCGCGGTCCCTGCAAGTCGCATTGCTCGTTTCGGCTCTTTTGGTCGACTGGTGGGCGGTGTCGCTGGCGGGATGGCAGCAGAAGGTATGCGCCGTTTGGCCAATGGCGAAGGGATTACGCCGCGCGACCTCATCCTGACCCCTGGCAATGTCACCCGGATGACCGACCGCCTTTCACATATGCGCGGCGCGGCGATGAAGATGGGCCAGATGATCAGCCTCGATGCGGGCGATTTCCTGCCTAAAGAGCTTTCCGACATTCTGGCGCGGCTGCGCGATCAGGCGAATTTCATGCCGGCAAAGCAGCTTGATACTGTCCTTAAGAAAGAATGGGGCAATGATTGGCGGCGCCAGTTCAAATGGTTCAATCCGCGTCCCATTGCGGCGGCCTCTATCGGTCAGGTCCACAAGGCCATGACCCGCGAGGGCCAAGAGCTTGCGATCAAGGTGCAGTACCCCGGCGTTGCCAAAAGCATTGATAGCGATGTCGACAATGTGATGACGCTGCTCAAGGTCGCCGGCTTTGCTCCGCCTGAAATTGAGGTCGAGAAACTCCTCGCCGCTGCCAAGAAACAATTGCACGAAGAAGCAGACTACACCCGCGAAGGTGAGCAGATGGAGCTCTATCGCAAGCAATTGGAGGGCGAAAAAGGCCTTGTCGTCCCGCGCCTTCATAAAGAGCTGACGCGCGGGTCCATTCTTGCGATGAGCTTTGAAGATGGTTCGCCGATTGAGGCGCTGGAAGAGCAATCCCAAGAGCGCATCAATGCAGTGACCGAGCGATTGATGCGTCTGGTCGCGCGCGAGCTGTTCGAATTCGGCGTGATGCAAACCGACCCGAACTTTGCCAATTTCCGCTATCGTGCTCAGACTGACGAGATCATCCTTCTCGACTTTGGGGCTTGCCGCGCGGTCGATCCAAATGTCGCCAATGGTTATCGCCGAATGCTGGAAGCTGGGCTCAAAGGGGACCGCGAAGAGGTCCTTCGTGCCACAATCGAAGCAGGCTTCATGATGCCAATCGTGGCTGAGCGTCATCCCGAAAGGGTCAATCGCATGATCGATATTGTGATCAACGAAATGCGCGAGGATGCCCCGTTTGATTTTGGCGACCGAGGGTTTGTCCCCCTCCTTCGCGAAGAAGGCTGGCAGATTGCTCAGGACAAGGCGACATGGGCCTTCCCTCCGATCGAAACCCTGTTTGTCCAGCGCAAAGTCTCCGGAACCGCTCTTTTGGGCGCGCGGCTAAAAGCCAAGGTGAACATCAGGCGCATGACTGAAGAAATTCTCGGAGCAACCAAGCCGTTTGTTTCGAACACAGTTTAA
- a CDS encoding DUF3429 domain-containing protein, whose translation MTSQTSLTPASRWLGLAGLLPQIICLALTVSGHEYAYTAMAGGFAYAAAIFSFLGGVWWGQAIESGKAGAGAYVVAVMPSLISVALFLPWSFGWEWPGPALLFIGVLIIGSPLVDRALGFAKADFMRLRWLLSLGLGGLTVALAFASMQLMQTSLAV comes from the coding sequence ATGACATCTCAAACTTCGCTTACACCTGCTTCCAGATGGCTTGGGCTTGCCGGGCTTCTGCCGCAGATAATTTGCCTTGCCCTGACTGTTTCAGGTCATGAATATGCCTACACCGCGATGGCGGGCGGATTTGCCTATGCTGCTGCAATTTTCAGCTTTCTTGGCGGAGTGTGGTGGGGGCAGGCCATCGAAAGCGGGAAGGCGGGGGCAGGGGCCTATGTGGTCGCAGTGATGCCTAGCCTTATTTCGGTCGCGTTGTTCTTACCGTGGAGCTTTGGTTGGGAATGGCCGGGGCCTGCGCTGCTCTTTATCGGGGTTTTGATAATCGGATCGCCGCTAGTCGATCGCGCTTTGGGCTTTGCGAAAGCCGATTTCATGCGCCTTCGCTGGCTATTGTCGTTGGGTCTTGGCGGTTTGACGGTGGCTTTGGCGTTCGCCTCGATGCAACTTATGCAGACAAGTCTCGCTGTTTGA
- a CDS encoding M14 family zinc carboxypeptidase gives MLARLLAALSVLLCSTAALAEPVGYFQVEGVQYDESVPAYEDHAGYEIGERPVRMAEMVSYLRRLAANSDRIVVETIGYSHERRPILSLIVTSPENHANLENIRQTHLARLEGRAAPDAAPMVLWLNFGVHGAETSGMEAAVPVVYHFAAAQGAAVENQLSNAVLILTVPFNPDGHTRRIDHVDTFWSYADNSDPNDAAHDLWVEARTNHYWFDLNRQWLLLTQPESRAWVKQWHKWKPMLSVDYHEMGSHSPFYFHPGEEKRKNPLIPDRARDLTYGIAERHAAYLDGAKHLYTSEERFDNYYIGKGSTYPQINGALGILFEIGAARGGAVQTERGLVKTAENVRTQFRTALTSIQGALDLRQEITAYQRDFFAENARSATSGGWVFTADGDPERAARFVRLLNMHDIEVRTLASNVTAGDRNFAAGTSYFVPMAQTNNRMIRGIFDRVTTFEESIFYDVSGWTLPLAYDLDYAKINRTPASAGRAQGAFQSASAPDVAPYGYVFDWSHTYAPRALGRILSKGIMARSAMEGATVRTTGGEVKLGRGSIFVPFDRQEVSADEIHSVMETIAAEDGVPVFAATSGLTPEAGRDLGAANIFRIVEAPKVVLAYGDGLAYYDAGEMWWTLDYAHRMPVTLVRKADLGRLNWSEYTHLILVGGNSKLPEELTKALQSWIKQGGTLVATRDAALWAEKAVLGREAEKKDAEGEEARQERLDFADMDVRDAQDVIGGAIFATDLDTSHPLGFGYSDRDLPVHRNVEFTLQRPKKNPYAVPVEYTSDPLLSGYASERRQQEIAGTPSVVAERMGQGTVVLMADNPVFRGTFAGTEKLLMNALYFSGLIDAPRGDYSEE, from the coding sequence ATGCTCGCTCGCTTGCTTGCCGCACTATCTGTCTTGCTATGTTCAACCGCTGCGCTCGCTGAACCGGTTGGCTATTTTCAGGTTGAAGGCGTGCAATATGACGAAAGCGTGCCAGCCTATGAAGATCACGCAGGATACGAAATTGGCGAGCGACCCGTGCGCATGGCTGAGATGGTTTCTTATCTTCGCCGTCTTGCAGCAAATTCTGACCGGATAGTGGTGGAGACGATCGGCTATTCGCATGAACGCCGCCCGATCCTCTCCCTCATCGTTACCAGTCCGGAAAATCACGCCAATTTGGAAAACATCCGGCAAACCCATCTGGCGCGTCTTGAAGGTCGCGCTGCGCCTGATGCAGCGCCAATGGTTTTGTGGCTGAACTTTGGTGTGCACGGGGCAGAAACCTCCGGCATGGAGGCGGCGGTTCCGGTGGTTTATCACTTTGCTGCGGCGCAGGGGGCAGCGGTTGAAAATCAGCTAAGCAACGCCGTTCTGATTTTGACCGTGCCATTCAACCCCGATGGCCACACACGCCGGATTGATCACGTGGATACTTTCTGGTCCTATGCTGATAATTCTGATCCTAATGATGCAGCGCACGATCTTTGGGTGGAGGCGCGGACCAATCATTATTGGTTCGACCTGAACCGCCAATGGCTCCTTTTGACGCAGCCTGAATCGCGAGCCTGGGTCAAGCAATGGCATAAGTGGAAGCCGATGCTCTCGGTCGACTATCACGAGATGGGGTCGCACTCGCCCTTCTATTTCCACCCCGGCGAAGAGAAGCGAAAGAACCCGCTGATTCCAGATCGCGCGCGCGATCTGACCTATGGTATTGCCGAGCGGCACGCAGCCTATCTGGATGGTGCGAAACATCTCTACACCTCCGAAGAGCGTTTCGACAATTACTACATCGGCAAGGGTTCAACCTATCCGCAAATCAATGGAGCGCTAGGCATCCTGTTCGAGATTGGCGCAGCGCGCGGCGGCGCTGTCCAGACAGAGCGCGGTCTTGTGAAGACGGCTGAGAATGTGCGCACACAGTTCCGCACGGCTTTGACAAGCATCCAGGGCGCGCTTGATCTGAGGCAGGAGATTACCGCTTATCAGCGCGATTTCTTTGCCGAGAATGCCCGGTCTGCGACCAGCGGCGGATGGGTATTCACCGCCGATGGCGACCCGGAAAGAGCGGCGCGTTTCGTGCGACTTTTGAATATGCACGACATCGAAGTCAGAACTCTCGCTTCGAATGTCACCGCGGGAGATCGCAACTTTGCAGCGGGCACGAGTTATTTCGTGCCTATGGCGCAAACCAACAACCGGATGATCAGAGGCATTTTCGACCGGGTGACGACATTTGAGGAAAGCATCTTTTACGATGTTTCCGGTTGGACCCTGCCGCTCGCCTATGATCTGGATTATGCCAAGATTAATCGCACGCCTGCCTCAGCCGGGCGCGCTCAAGGTGCGTTTCAATCCGCCTCTGCACCCGATGTGGCCCCGTATGGCTATGTGTTCGACTGGTCGCACACTTATGCGCCGCGGGCGCTGGGCCGCATTTTGTCGAAAGGCATTATGGCAAGATCAGCGATGGAAGGCGCCACCGTACGCACGACGGGGGGTGAGGTTAAGCTGGGACGCGGTTCGATTTTTGTACCGTTTGACCGGCAGGAGGTTTCCGCAGACGAAATCCATTCGGTGATGGAAACCATTGCGGCCGAGGATGGCGTTCCGGTCTTCGCCGCCACATCAGGGCTCACCCCTGAGGCGGGCAGGGACCTTGGGGCTGCGAATATTTTTCGGATAGTTGAAGCGCCTAAGGTGGTTCTCGCCTATGGCGACGGGCTTGCGTATTATGATGCGGGCGAGATGTGGTGGACCCTCGATTATGCCCACAGAATGCCGGTCACGCTGGTGCGCAAAGCTGATTTAGGACGGCTGAATTGGAGCGAATACACGCACCTCATTCTGGTGGGTGGCAATTCCAAGCTGCCAGAAGAACTCACCAAGGCGCTGCAAAGCTGGATCAAACAGGGTGGCACATTGGTCGCAACCCGCGATGCGGCGCTCTGGGCTGAAAAGGCGGTTCTGGGACGCGAGGCCGAGAAAAAAGACGCAGAGGGGGAGGAAGCGCGGCAAGAGCGTCTCGATTTCGCGGATATGGATGTTCGCGATGCGCAGGATGTCATTGGCGGGGCGATCTTTGCAACCGACCTGGACACCTCGCACCCGCTTGGCTTTGGCTATTCCGACCGCGATTTGCCGGTGCACCGTAACGTCGAATTCACGCTGCAACGCCCGAAAAAGAACCCATACGCCGTGCCGGTTGAGTATACGTCTGACCCGCTTCTTTCAGGCTATGCCTCTGAACGCCGCCAGCAGGAGATTGCGGGCACGCCTTCGGTCGTGGCAGAGCGCATGGGTCAAGGGACAGTCGTGCTGATGGCCGACAATCCGGTGTTTCGCGGCACCTTTGCGGGCACGGAAAAACTTCTGATGAATGCGCTCTACTTCTCAGGATTGATTGACGCCCCGCGTGGTGACTATTCAGAGGAATAA
- a CDS encoding J domain-containing protein: protein MSEEAYPLQWPQGEPRTQRPERARFDVSFATARDHLMEQLRIMGARYPVLSSNLTLRRDGLPYANQPEPDDKGVAVYFQWKGKQMTFACDRWDRTRDNVRSIGKTIEAIRGIERWGASNMMERAFSAFEALPVPEQSVTLSCWDVLGIEPTTDQAAIKSAWRNRMKTAHPDQGGTTEEFAAVQKAYDEASIAA from the coding sequence ATGAGTGAAGAAGCGTATCCTCTGCAATGGCCTCAAGGTGAGCCTCGCACGCAGCGCCCAGAGCGTGCGCGGTTTGATGTTTCATTTGCAACCGCTCGCGACCACCTAATGGAACAACTGCGCATCATGGGTGCGCGCTATCCCGTCCTTTCAAGCAATCTCACGTTGAGGCGCGATGGTTTACCATATGCAAATCAGCCAGAGCCGGACGATAAGGGTGTCGCGGTTTACTTCCAATGGAAAGGCAAGCAGATGACGTTTGCTTGTGACCGATGGGATCGAACGCGAGATAATGTGCGCTCAATTGGCAAAACGATTGAGGCGATCCGTGGAATTGAGCGGTGGGGTGCGTCCAACATGATGGAACGGGCCTTTTCGGCGTTTGAAGCATTGCCAGTGCCGGAGCAATCTGTGACGCTCTCGTGTTGGGATGTGCTTGGGATCGAACCGACAACCGATCAGGCCGCGATCAAATCGGCATGGCGCAATCGAATGAAAACAGCCCATCCAGACCAAGGCGGGACAACTGAGGAATTTGCGGCTGTGCAGAAAGCCTATGACGAAGCAAGCATTGCAGCTTGA
- a CDS encoding N-acetylmuramidase family protein, producing the protein MSMTTRELQKRLGVASDGVFGPKTQAAFLEAFVNLDAPAIKHSDMVAAASRLGVPIANLYAVAEKESGRSSFSRDGRPVILFEAHWFSRLTKRVYDRSHPSISSRRWNRKLYARHMPGRYKRLARAAKLNVDAAISSASWGKFQIMGFHWERLGYESPWDFAMAMVRSEADHLQALVRFIEANGLADELRACKPNNPGSCEAFAKRYNGGGYRKNAYHVKLAKLIARHS; encoded by the coding sequence ATGAGTATGACGACACGCGAGCTTCAAAAGCGGCTTGGCGTTGCAAGTGATGGTGTATTTGGTCCAAAGACTCAGGCGGCTTTTCTTGAGGCGTTTGTAAACCTTGACGCACCCGCAATCAAGCATAGCGATATGGTAGCAGCGGCCTCGCGCTTGGGTGTGCCGATAGCAAACCTATATGCCGTTGCTGAAAAGGAAAGTGGGCGTTCGTCATTCTCCCGCGATGGCAGACCCGTTATTCTATTTGAGGCACATTGGTTTTCGCGGCTCACGAAGCGGGTTTATGATCGAAGTCACCCGTCTATTTCATCGCGGCGTTGGAACCGCAAGCTTTACGCCCGCCATATGCCGGGACGATACAAGCGCCTTGCTCGCGCTGCAAAGCTGAATGTGGACGCAGCTATCTCAAGCGCCTCATGGGGTAAGTTTCAGATCATGGGCTTCCATTGGGAGCGCCTAGGCTATGAGAGCCCGTGGGACTTTGCCATGGCGATGGTGCGTAGCGAGGCAGATCATTTGCAGGCGCTTGTGCGCTTTATCGAGGCAAATGGCCTCGCTGATGAATTGCGCGCTTGCAAGCCGAATAATCCGGGAAGCTGTGAAGCCTTTGCGAAGCGGTACAATGGCGGCGGTTATCGCAAGAACGCTTATCATGTGAAATTGGCGAAACTGATTGCGAGGCACTCGTGA
- a CDS encoding phage tail protein has translation MGKVVGKVLKVGALVAGTVLSGGTLLAGLAVAGLSVASSLLAPKPKTPGLSRENIDRLRANVDPLTPRKTVIGNTAFATDIRDEEFTDNQEYFHRFIVCASHKVESIDEIFFDDQRVWSSGGGVEGDGVGYLEVATRLEGSAANAINISSRMGSTRRYTGLAYVHLKYKLTGNDKKTDSPYAQSITTRITIRGKGAALPDPRDVSQDMADQSTWVWDDDACRNPALALLFYLLGYKINGKLALGKGIPPERIDLDSFITAANICDESVTTFGGGTEPRYRCDGVWSEGDSPTTVIEMLKACMNADLDDVGGKLRLTIFHNDLATPDADFDDDDIIDAFTWQPIPSLDQSFNVVRGLYTDPSNTSLYQQAEYPELREASPDGIDRIFNLNLPMVQSADQAQRLAALRLNRQSYAGVFSAEFQATAWKITKNSVIRLTFAQTGFTQKLFRVADIEFRQDGRVPLTLREENAAIYADPTLVEPPEPIATTPYNPALNPLVQSLQTSEQTLIAISNPTDADPLDGLIQATDTSITIEDHVRTYADRSVAVTGDTLTTEDDGTTSIADETRYHIYYDDSSRSGGAVTFKATQTSTVAQNSSTNPNRHYVGSIVTDVIGGTGTSGGGSVPPGWDSGDYR, from the coding sequence ATGGGTAAGGTTGTCGGCAAAGTCTTGAAGGTTGGCGCGCTTGTTGCCGGAACGGTCTTGTCAGGCGGAACGCTTTTGGCGGGCCTCGCGGTGGCTGGCCTTTCGGTTGCAAGTTCTCTTCTCGCGCCCAAACCAAAAACGCCCGGGTTGAGCCGCGAAAACATCGACCGCCTGCGCGCCAATGTTGACCCGCTGACACCGCGCAAAACCGTGATCGGCAACACCGCATTTGCCACCGATATTCGCGACGAAGAGTTCACCGACAACCAAGAATATTTTCACCGTTTCATTGTTTGCGCCTCTCACAAGGTCGAAAGCATTGACGAGATATTCTTCGACGATCAGCGCGTGTGGTCGTCGGGCGGCGGCGTTGAAGGCGATGGGGTTGGTTATCTCGAAGTCGCTACACGGCTTGAAGGCTCGGCCGCCAATGCGATCAACATTTCAAGCCGCATGGGATCAACGCGCCGTTACACCGGGCTTGCCTACGTCCACCTAAAATACAAGCTGACGGGCAACGATAAGAAAACCGATAGCCCGTATGCGCAGTCCATCACAACGCGGATCACCATTCGCGGCAAGGGTGCTGCTTTGCCTGATCCGCGCGATGTGTCGCAGGATATGGCGGATCAGTCCACTTGGGTGTGGGACGACGACGCTTGCCGAAACCCTGCGCTGGCTCTCCTGTTCTATCTCTTGGGCTACAAGATCAACGGCAAGCTGGCCCTTGGCAAAGGCATCCCGCCTGAGCGTATCGACCTCGACAGCTTTATCACCGCTGCCAATATCTGCGATGAATCCGTCACTACCTTTGGCGGGGGCACTGAGCCGCGTTATCGCTGCGACGGTGTTTGGAGCGAAGGGGATAGCCCGACCACCGTGATCGAAATGCTCAAGGCGTGCATGAACGCAGACCTTGACGATGTGGGCGGTAAGCTACGCCTCACGATCTTCCACAACGACCTTGCCACGCCCGATGCCGATTTTGATGACGACGACATTATCGACGCGTTCACTTGGCAACCCATCCCATCGCTTGACCAGAGCTTCAACGTGGTGCGCGGGCTCTACACCGATCCGAGCAACACGAGCCTCTATCAGCAAGCCGAATATCCCGAATTGCGCGAGGCTAGCCCGGACGGCATTGATCGCATTTTCAATCTCAACTTGCCGATGGTGCAAAGTGCAGACCAAGCGCAACGTCTCGCCGCCCTGCGTCTCAATCGCCAATCCTATGCTGGCGTGTTCTCTGCCGAGTTCCAGGCAACCGCGTGGAAGATCACAAAGAACAGCGTAATTCGACTGACCTTTGCGCAAACGGGCTTCACGCAAAAGCTATTCCGTGTTGCCGATATTGAGTTCCGGCAGGATGGGCGCGTGCCTTTGACCTTGCGCGAAGAGAACGCTGCGATTTATGCTGATCCGACATTGGTGGAACCGCCAGAGCCAATCGCGACAACGCCTTACAATCCAGCGCTCAATCCTCTGGTGCAATCGCTGCAAACCAGTGAGCAAACGCTGATTGCAATCAGCAATCCAACCGACGCGGACCCTCTTGATGGGCTTATTCAAGCGACCGATACAAGTATCACAATCGAGGATCACGTTAGAACATATGCCGACAGGTCGGTGGCTGTGACAGGCGATACTCTGACAACTGAGGACGATGGAACAACCTCAATTGCGGACGAAACGCGCTACCACATCTATTATGACGATTCATCGCGTTCAGGCGGTGCTGTCACTTTCAAAGCGACGCAGACATCCACTGTTGCACAAAACAGTTCGACCAATCCAAACCGTCACTATGTCGGCTCTATTGTGACTGACGTGATTGGAGGCACCGGAACGAGCGGAGGTGGAAGCGTTCCGCCAGGTTGGGATTCTGGCGACTATCGGTGA
- a CDS encoding tape measure protein — MDRYQAELRSATRTVDQQLGRQESRVRKLESEFRRSSSSIAIGVKSLAATLATAFTGRELAALADNFTRLQNQLRVAGLEGERLTVVQGRLLELAQKYGVSINGLAELYGKATDAGRSFNASEEQVLRLTEATSQALLITGTSATQAQGAILGLSQALASGTVRAEEYSQINEGGLRPLLQAAAASERFGGDVNKLRAAMLDGTVTSEEFFNSILSGSSQLDERASKATITLSGAVEGLTSALTVYVGEADAATGTSEALAAGINALADNLDVLIPLIAIVATGLGVGYVSNLVRARLATVALGAAATATGRALLTAFGGPVGLAISAVAVGLAYVATEANSAQQRIDQLNRSADTAAKEADEMEAKLREAGVAMDSVGIASDTAKDGIDGVTGAAKTAKGELYALQQQAIRTAVALVDLDITENNRRRVANNRARNSPELNQTASGLARQRNGDTRRGSLDREAEAIDNEFRQLTRKRNAIIAGVINGVDFNAGGPPTSPTGTSPTTSSGGGSRTTITDPAEVLRRFYEDQRRADEEILQAKLALATSAEERADLERDILESQANARRDEVNSNKDLTEEQRKALLDQIDALYGVEAQIDEQGNIIASGNRGLLGQAIAFREQAEIEQRNRDLAEERGRAQLDALRLEFDLADTERERRDIAQRLLSAEDDLLRSRLESIIASNTALEADKERARVARDALDATAEDRREQINRQFASPLERYGIDAKDTETRVEEAAVRRIERLNETITDAMTNALGIEDPFLRDLIGIFLDKNVFGPLAEALAGQEGGFGSGGFGGVLSAIGGLFGRSSGGFVQSGRPYRVNEGAAPGRVEAFVPQGSGQIIPLGRMNALQSGGVQPGGVVRVMIEEAPGFAARVRTEATGVAVEVQRQTAPTIIDAAANETLRRAQRPSI; from the coding sequence GTGGACCGCTACCAAGCGGAACTTCGCAGCGCCACACGCACGGTCGATCAGCAACTTGGGCGGCAAGAAAGCCGTGTGCGCAAGCTTGAAAGCGAGTTTCGCCGGTCGAGCAGTTCGATTGCTATTGGTGTAAAGAGCCTTGCTGCAACACTGGCGACGGCGTTTACGGGGCGCGAGTTGGCTGCTTTAGCGGACAATTTCACGCGGTTGCAAAACCAATTGCGCGTGGCAGGGCTTGAGGGTGAGCGCCTAACCGTTGTCCAGGGTCGCTTGCTTGAACTGGCGCAAAAATACGGCGTTTCGATCAATGGCCTTGCCGAGCTTTACGGCAAAGCGACTGACGCGGGACGCAGCTTCAACGCCAGCGAAGAGCAAGTGTTGCGGCTTACCGAGGCGACTTCCCAAGCATTGCTCATTACGGGCACAAGCGCGACACAAGCGCAAGGCGCTATTCTTGGCCTCTCGCAAGCGCTTGCAAGCGGCACTGTGCGAGCCGAGGAATACAGCCAGATTAACGAAGGTGGCCTTCGCCCGCTTCTGCAAGCCGCCGCTGCCTCTGAGCGTTTCGGGGGTGATGTGAATAAGCTTCGCGCCGCAATGCTTGATGGCACTGTGACAAGCGAGGAGTTTTTCAACTCGATCCTATCAGGCTCCAGTCAGCTTGACGAGCGTGCTTCGAAGGCAACGATCACCCTTTCTGGTGCAGTCGAGGGCCTGACAAGCGCTCTCACCGTTTATGTTGGCGAAGCTGACGCTGCGACCGGAACTTCGGAAGCTTTGGCTGCGGGTATCAATGCCCTGGCCGATAACTTGGACGTGCTGATTCCGCTGATCGCAATTGTCGCGACCGGCCTTGGCGTGGGCTATGTTTCGAACCTTGTTCGGGCTCGGCTCGCGACCGTTGCTCTTGGCGCAGCTGCGACCGCGACCGGTCGCGCATTGCTCACTGCATTTGGCGGGCCGGTTGGGTTGGCAATTAGTGCGGTTGCGGTTGGGTTGGCTTATGTCGCGACTGAGGCCAACAGCGCGCAGCAGCGCATTGACCAGCTTAATCGAAGCGCTGACACGGCTGCAAAAGAAGCTGATGAAATGGAGGCCAAGCTACGCGAAGCTGGTGTGGCTATGGATTCGGTCGGCATTGCCTCTGATACTGCTAAAGATGGCATCGACGGTGTTACCGGCGCTGCCAAGACGGCGAAGGGCGAACTTTACGCCTTGCAGCAACAGGCTATCCGAACCGCCGTTGCATTGGTCGATCTCGACATTACAGAAAACAATCGCCGTCGGGTTGCGAACAATCGCGCGCGCAATTCGCCGGAGTTAAATCAAACTGCGTCGGGCTTGGCTAGGCAGCGCAATGGGGACACGCGGCGCGGATCATTGGACCGCGAAGCCGAAGCTATAGACAATGAATTTCGCCAACTGACACGCAAGCGCAATGCTATCATTGCGGGTGTTATCAATGGTGTTGATTTTAACGCAGGCGGGCCACCAACTTCCCCCACTGGCACATCTCCAACCACATCAAGCGGCGGCGGTTCGCGCACTACCATCACCGATCCGGCGGAAGTCCTGCGTCGTTTCTACGAGGACCAGCGTCGCGCGGATGAGGAAATCTTACAGGCCAAGTTGGCGCTTGCCACTTCGGCTGAGGAGCGTGCAGACCTTGAACGGGACATTCTCGAAAGCCAAGCGAACGCGCGGCGCGATGAGGTCAATTCGAACAAGGATTTGACGGAAGAGCAGCGCAAGGCCCTGCTTGACCAGATCGACGCGCTTTATGGCGTGGAAGCCCAGATTGACGAGCAGGGCAATATCATTGCATCCGGCAATCGCGGACTGCTTGGTCAAGCGATTGCTTTTCGCGAGCAAGCCGAGATCGAGCAACGCAACCGCGATCTTGCTGAAGAACGTGGGCGCGCTCAATTGGATGCGTTGCGACTTGAGTTTGATCTGGCGGATACGGAACGAGAACGCCGGGATATTGCTCAACGACTGCTCTCCGCCGAGGATGATTTGCTGCGCTCGCGGCTTGAAAGCATCATTGCCAGTAACACGGCACTGGAAGCAGACAAAGAGCGCGCGCGGGTTGCGCGAGACGCGCTGGATGCGACGGCGGAAGATAGGCGGGAGCAGATCAACCGCCAATTTGCCTCGCCACTTGAGCGCTATGGAATTGATGCAAAAGACACCGAGACGCGCGTCGAAGAAGCGGCAGTACGCCGAATTGAACGCCTGAACGAGACAATCACCGACGCAATGACAAACGCGCTTGGCATTGAAGATCCATTCCTGCGCGATCTGATCGGCATATTCCTCGATAAGAACGTGTTTGGGCCGCTTGCCGAGGCGCTGGCAGGGCAAGAGGGGGGCTTTGGTTCTGGCGGGTTCGGCGGGGTTCTGTCCGCTATCGGTGGGCTGTTCGGTCGCTCGTCTGGTGGCTTTGTGCAAAGCGGTCGTCCGTATCGCGTCAATGAAGGCGCGGCACCGGGGCGCGTCGAGGCTTTTGTTCCGCAGGGCAGCGGGCAGATTATACCGCTTGGCCGCATGAACGCCCTGCAATCCGGTGGAGTGCAGCCGGGCGGGGTTGTGCGTGTGATGATCGAAGAGGCTCCAGGCTTTGCTGCCCGTGTGCGCACCGAGGCCACAGGTGTTGCGGTTGAAGTGCAGCGCCAAACCGCGCCGACGATTATTGATGCGGCGGCAAACGAGACACTTAGGCGCGCGCAAAGGCCGTCAATATGA